The nucleotide window AAGAGAGAATAGGTGGAATGAGAATGAAAAGATATCGACAGTATCGTCTTAGCCTAGGTTGGCAGATTTTAATTGGATTAATTCTAGGGGTCATCCTTGGTGTGATTTTTTACCAAAACAAAATGGCTATCACCGCTATGCAAAATATCGGGAACATGTTTATTGGGTTGATTCAAATGATCGTTCTACCCATCGTGGTGTCCTGTTTAACCGTCGGAATCGCTAACATGGGTGATATTAAGCAGTTAGGTCGAATCGGCGGTAAAACGTTGATTTATTTCGAAGTAATGACCACCATCGCGATTGCTTTGGGGTTACTGGTTGGGAATATTTTCCAGCCTGGTTCATTCATTGATATTCACCAACTGCAAAGTACCGACATCAGTCAGTATGTGTCTTCCGCTAAGTCAGCTAAGGACTCGGGCATTTGGGCAACGTTGATGGGAATTATTCCGACTAACATATTTAAGTCTCTGGCAGAGGGTGACATGATGCCTGTCATCTTCTTCTCCGTTTTCTTTGGGTTAGGGACTGCGGCCATCGGAAAACAGGGTCAGGTCATCACACAAGCGTTAGACGCCGTCTCGCAGGTGATGTTCCGGGTGACTAATTGGGTTATGCATACTGCACCAATCGGTGTCTGCGCGTTAATCGGAGTTACTGTGGCGCAAATGGGTTTAT belongs to Levilactobacillus yonginensis and includes:
- a CDS encoding dicarboxylate/amino acid:cation symporter, coding for MKRYRQYRLSLGWQILIGLILGVILGVIFYQNKMAITAMQNIGNMFIGLIQMIVLPIVVSCLTVGIANMGDIKQLGRIGGKTLIYFEVMTTIAIALGLLVGNIFQPGSFIDIHQLQSTDISQYVSSAKSAKDSGIWATLMGIIPTNIFKSLAEGDMMPVIFFSVFFGLGTAAIGKQGQVITQALDAVSQVMFRVTNWVMHTAPIGVCALIGVTVAQMGLSALAPLGYFIILAYATMAVFVLVVMGIAARIFKFSLKDLLFVIKDEAVLAFSTASSEATLPRLIDKMDKFGVSKGIVSFVIPTGYTFNLDGSAIYQSLAALFLAQAYHIHLSLGQQITLLVVLMITSKGMAGVPGASFVVLLATISTIGVPMSGLTFIAGIDRLVDMGRTAVNVVGNSLATVIIAKSEHEFDEGKSQKFLEHMKNRRAKA